The Posidoniimonas polymericola genome includes the window ACCATGATTCTCCGTAGGCTTGGGCCGGGGTTCCTGGGGTAGTCGGTGCGACAAGCCGGATCACGCAGATTATACGCGCTTGATTCCTGGTCTCCCATCTCCCGCGGGCGGTTCAAACCCTGGCGTTCGGCCGGCCGGTAGGCGTTAATAGAATGACCCGCCACCCCTCGCACACGCCCCGCTGGTATGGCCGAAGACCCCTCTTCACAAGACATCGAGTCCAGCTCAGACGGCTCGGAGCTCGACGTCGAGCAGCTCGTCGACGCGTTGTGCGACCGGTTCGAGCTCGCGTGGACCGACGGCCCGCCGCCCGACATCGGCGCCTACCTCGACCAGGCGCCGCCCCACCTGCGGCTGCGGGTGCTGGCGGAGCTGTGGGCGATCGAGCTGCACCACCGCCGCGACTCCGACGGCCGCCGCGTCGACGACGCCTGGCTGGCCGAGTTCCACCCGCAGCTGGCGCCGCTGCTGGCCGAGCTCCCCACGCTCGACGGCGTCGGCCCGGCGGCCGTCACCCACGGCTTCCAGCTCGGCTCGACGAACGCCCACTCTTTCATGCAGACCCGCCACGCCCCGGACGCGGGCGGTCGCGGGCCGACCGACTCCCGCGGGCTGCACATCCGCTGCCCGCACTGCAGCAACGCGGTCGAGCTGCTGGCCGACGCCGCCGTGGACGACGTCGAGTGCGACTCGTGCGGCAGCCAGTTCAGCCTGGTCGGCTCGCCCGACGACGAGGACGCCCAGCACACGCTCGAGACCCTCGGCCGCTTCGAGCTGCTCAGCCGGCTGGGCGTCGGCGGCTTCGGCACGGTCTGGAAGGCCCGCGACACCGACCTGCACCGCATCGTGGCGGTGAAGATCCCCCGCAAGGGCCGGCTGAGCACGCGCGAGGTCGAGCAGTTCCTGCGCGAGGCCCGCTCCGCGGCGCAGCTCCGCCACCCGAACATCGTGCCGGTGTTCGAGGTCGGCCGCGAGGGCGACACGCTGTTCATCGTCAGCGAGTTCGTCCGCGGCGCGACCCTGTCCGACTGGGCCGCCCGCACGCCGCAGCCGCCGCGCGAGGTGGCCGAGCTGTGCGCCACGCTGGCCGACGCGCTGCACTGTGCGCACGCCGAGGGCGTCGTGCATCGCGACCTGAAGCCGTCCAACGTGATGCTCGACTACTCCCGCCGGCCGCGGCTGATGGACTTCGGCCTCGCCAAACGCGACGCGGTCGAGGTCACCATGACAATGGACGGGCAGGTGCTCGGCACGCCGGCCTACATGTCGCCCGAGCAGGCCCGCGGCCACGGCCACTGGACCGACCGCCGCACAGACGTCTACTCGCTCGGCGTGATGCTGTTCGAGCTCTTGACCGGCGAGCTGCCGTTCCGCGGCAACGCCGCCGCGCAGATCCAGCGCCGCCTGACCGACGACCCGCCGAACCCGCGGACGCTCAACCGGGGCGTGCCGGCCGACCTGGCGACCATCGCGCTGAAGTGCATGGAGCTCGACCCCAACCGCCGCTACCAGGCCGCCGCCGAGGTCGCCGACGAGCTCCGCCGCTGGCTCGACGGTCGGCCGATCCAGGCGCGGCCCCTCTCGCCGGCCGGCCGCGCCGCCCGCTGGGCCCGGCGGAACCCGGCGCTGGCGGCGGCGCTCGCGCTGGCGGTCGCGCTCGCCATCGGCGGCCCGGCCGCGGCGGTCGTCATCGGGTTGAAGAACCAACGGATCGAGGAGCAGCTAGCCGAGCGAAACGGCCTGATTATCCAGGCAGAGCAGGACCGCAATCGCTTCGAGAAGAAGGCGGCCGCCGCCGAGCAGCGGCTCGCGGCCATCACCAGCATCGACCCCCGGCGCACCAGCGACTGGCGCCGCGAGCTGATCGGGCGGCTGCTCGCCGAGCGGCAGGAGCAGCTCGCCGATCAGATCGAGGCCCTGCCGACCGCGAGCGATCGGGCGCACTCCAAGGTCGCGCTAGCGCGGCTGCTCGCGGCCGTCGGGCGGCACGACGAGGCCGCCACGCTGCTTTCTTCGGCGTTGACGCAGAGCGGCTTGACCGCGGAAGAACAACGCCGCGTGCGGGTGGAGATCGCCGAGCAGTCCCTCGGGTTCGGCAATCCCGAGTCGGGCAAGCTCGAGGCCGCCGCCGACGCGCTCAACGACCTCGAGCAGCAGGGCCCAGGCGAGTCGCCCGCGGCGCTGGTCACGAGCATCGACGCGCAGATGCTCAAGGTGCTCGCCGCCGAAGAACTGACCGACAAGACCAGCGCCCTCCGCACCGCCCGCGAGCACGCCGACCGGCTGCTCGACGAGCTGCCGACCGACGCGGCCGACCTCGCCGACGTTGCCCGGCTGCTGCTAGGCGAGTAGACATCAAATCCCCTCCCCCCATGGGGGAGGGCTAGGGTGGGGGCGCCCCGGCGCCGATTCTGCCTTGTCGACCACTCGCGGCCAACGATTCCCCGCGTAGCCCCCGGCCCTGCCGGGGGATCGCCCGCGCAAAGGCAAAGAGAATAGCCACGAAAAGGCACAAAGAACACAAGAACTCATTGGCAAGCCGTTTCCCGATTCTGCCCACTGTTTTTGTGCCTTCTCGTGCGTTTTCGTGGCCAATCAATCCATGCGAGAATGCAGAGGCTCGATTGTCGGTGACGCCGTCCCCCGGCAGCGCCGCGGGCTACGAGCAACCCGTCAGTCGTCGCGTTTCCGTTCGGCACACTTGTCGTGGTAACCAATCGTGCCCATCGCCGACAACAACCCGTTTGCCGCCCCCCAGTCGGAAGACGCTCCGCGGCCCGACCCGCTCGTGGAGTTGCACGGGCGGATGCCGGGCAGCGTGAAGCTGGCGATCGGCTCGCTCATCGCGTTCTTAGGGCTGACACTGGCTGCGTTGTCGTTGCTGCTGGCGTTGGGCGGGGTGTCGTTCTATGAGCTGCTGCTGATGGCCGTGCTCGGCGGCGGGGTGGCGGTGCTGGTTGGTGTCTTCCGCCGCAACCGCTTCAGCAGGGTCTGCGCCCGGGCGATGGGGGTCGGGCTTGGCTCTCTGATAATGCTCTTAGTGGCGGTGAGCACGATCAGCCTTATCGGCTTCTACTCCGACTCCGATTTCCAGTCGAGCATGCAGCAGGCGGGCGCGCCGTTCGGCGGTTGGGAGATGACGCTGTCGCTAGTACTTGGGATGTCGATCTACGTGATCCCCGCTGTATTGCTGCTAACGGTGTTCTTCACCCTCGGGACCACCACCGCCCGGCAGTACTTCTACCTGCTCTGCCCCGAGTGCCACGGCAAGCGGGTGACGGCCGTCAACCGGTCGGCGGATCATCTGCACTGCAGCGGCTGCGGCCACGAGTGGCGTCCGCCCCAGTCCACGCAGCCGAACGTCACTGCAAGGTGAGTCTTGGTAGGATGGGGCTTATGAGCGATCCGCATGCAGAAGGTGGCAACCCCTACGCGTCACCAGGAGACTCAGAGCCCGTTGCCATGCCGCGCGGTGACATGCCCGGCAGTGTACAACTGTCGAGAGGATGCTTTACCGCCGTGGGCCTCTATTTCGGTCTCAACCTAATGGGCTGCCTGTTTTCTGGCGCCGACGCCGAGGAGTTGCTGCTATCCGCGGTCATTCCTCTTTCTGCGATCGCGATCATGCTTGTATGTGTGCGAGTGCGTACTCAACTAGCGCGGCGTGGTTGTCGATTCATGGCGTTGACCTCTGCGGTGATGATGACGTTGGCTTTGATCGCAGTCATTGAGTTGATGTTCAGGCCACCAGCCGGCACGGTCGTGAGCAGCAGCACCTCGTACTATGGGATTCCAATCTCCGAAAGCGTTCGTCCAGCATTCGAGCTGTTCATGGTCGGCTCGATTGCTGCGGTGGCGTTAGGTCTGTGGATCCCCGTCTTCGCGTTGGGCCGAAGGTCGGCACGGACTTATTTCTCTGGGCCGATCGCAAGCTTGGGCAATGACAACTGAAGCCGAGAATCCCTACGCGTCGCCCAAGGCGGGCGACGCCGCTCCGCCGTGTTGCCCGATGCCCAGCAGCGTCAAGCTCGCTATCGGTTGCCTGCTCCTGTTTGGGGCAGTCGTCGCCGCGAACCTTTTGCGATGGCTCACCGAGTACGGCGATTCGGCCGCTTTTCTAGGGTTCCACCTCGTTCCGCTGCTGCTGATTGCCGGGGTAGTCGAGGGGATGCGTCGGCGGAATCCGGTCGCCGGCGCCGCGGCGTTTGGGTTCTCCGCGATAGTCGCGGCGATGTTCTCGGTGCTGGTAGCGGGCGCCGTGGCGATCTTCGTGGCCGAGCGGTGGTGGGGAATCGGGGTCCACGATACGGAGTTCAACGGTGTGCCCGTGCCGACGAACACGGCCCTGCCGTCCTACTGGGTCGCCACCGTGGTGCTGGCGGCGCTCGCCACGCTGCTGGGGACGGCTTGCGTTGGGCTGATGACCCGGTCGGCGCGGCGGTTCTTCCAGCACCAATTGCCAACCGACCAACCTGCCGACCCGGTTTGATAGACTTGTGTAGTGATTACGCCAACGCCCAACCCGTACGTGTCGCCCGAGTCGACTGCCGAGCCCCAGGCTCCGGCGGAGCTGCTCGGCGCCCGCCCCGCGAGCGTCAAGCTAGCGATCAGCGGCGTGGCGTTGTTCACGCTGTTGGCCTTCTGTATCTGCGTGCAGTTCTGGCGGGAGGGCGCTCAGCTGTGGGAGATCGCGGTGTTGTCGGGCGTGCCGGCGTTGGCCGGTGCGCGCATTGCAAACGGGCTTTTCAAGAGGAACCGCTACGCGCGGCTGTGGGGACGCGTGCTCTCGTTCGCGGGCGCCGTGCTCATGACGTTGTGGGTGGTGGCGTTTGGCTACGCGATGTGGCGCCGCGGGGCATTCCTCAACACGACGCCACAGCCGTTCATGTTTGGGGCGTCGATCCCGGAGAACTTGCGGCTCGTGCTCATGGCGCTCCCCCTCGGGATTCAGGCGGCGTCCCTCTGGATTGCCTACTTCGCCCTCGGCCGACGCGCGGCGGTGCGACATTTCGAGCCCGCTGCCCGGTGGGGCGAAGAAGAGCCGGCTAGTCGAATCGAGAGGAGCCCGATCTCGTGATGCCGTCTGCACCAGACAACCC containing:
- a CDS encoding serine/threonine-protein kinase, which translates into the protein MAEDPSSQDIESSSDGSELDVEQLVDALCDRFELAWTDGPPPDIGAYLDQAPPHLRLRVLAELWAIELHHRRDSDGRRVDDAWLAEFHPQLAPLLAELPTLDGVGPAAVTHGFQLGSTNAHSFMQTRHAPDAGGRGPTDSRGLHIRCPHCSNAVELLADAAVDDVECDSCGSQFSLVGSPDDEDAQHTLETLGRFELLSRLGVGGFGTVWKARDTDLHRIVAVKIPRKGRLSTREVEQFLREARSAAQLRHPNIVPVFEVGREGDTLFIVSEFVRGATLSDWAARTPQPPREVAELCATLADALHCAHAEGVVHRDLKPSNVMLDYSRRPRLMDFGLAKRDAVEVTMTMDGQVLGTPAYMSPEQARGHGHWTDRRTDVYSLGVMLFELLTGELPFRGNAAAQIQRRLTDDPPNPRTLNRGVPADLATIALKCMELDPNRRYQAAAEVADELRRWLDGRPIQARPLSPAGRAARWARRNPALAAALALAVALAIGGPAAAVVIGLKNQRIEEQLAERNGLIIQAEQDRNRFEKKAAAAEQRLAAITSIDPRRTSDWRRELIGRLLAERQEQLADQIEALPTASDRAHSKVALARLLAAVGRHDEAATLLSSALTQSGLTAEEQRRVRVEIAEQSLGFGNPESGKLEAAADALNDLEQQGPGESPAALVTSIDAQMLKVLAAEELTDKTSALRTAREHADRLLDELPTDAADLADVARLLLGE